The window CTCTCCTGAACACAGGACTCTTCTGGACCTGAGAAGAACGAGCAGACAGGGTTCTCAGGCAGGGGGGTGAGGAGGGGCGGCACAGGTCACCGTCGTGTTCTGAAACTGAGTGCCCCACGGCAGTTGCCCAAAGGGGGGCCTACCCTGAAGGTGATGAAGATTTCCTTCTTCCCCACAGGCATGCGAACCGTCTGCCCGTCCTCCACACCTGAAACCCAACGAGAGGAAAAGGGTCAAGTCTTTGGCCTGAGGCGACCCTTGCCGACTCCTGGCTTTCACGGGCCACCCTCAACCCCGTTCGGTTGCACGCAAGGGGGGCTTCTGGCGCTTCTCAGGCCCCGAGGCCTGTGCCTCTTCAGTTCTGCTCAGAGAAGCAGCTTTTAATGACATTTTATCAGGCTTTCTTGGGGAAGGGGGTTGGTTTTGAGATTTCCATTGCCCTGAGCCACAGGCAAAGCCAGGGCTGTCAGAGGGCCAAACAAGAGATCTGAAGCTGTCCTCAGTCACGTCGGTTCGTTCCTTCAAGGACAGCCAGCAGCTGAGGGAGCTCTTGGGCACTCCCAACACACAAGCTGCTGCATCCCTCCATGCGGCCAGCAGTCACCCTCCGGCAGGACATtttgagaggaggaggaagaggagcgtTCCTTTCCGGGGAGTGATATTGGAGGCAGACCCCTTTGCAGCTCCTCAGTCCCACCGCACAGACACCTGCTTGCTGAGACAGCTTTCCAGGGCACCTCCCAAAGGGGACGAAGAGGCCCAGGAGCAAGGAAGGTGCTTCTGGGAGCAACCTACTTGCTTACCGCCATTCAGCCCAGGGCCAGAGTTCCCTCCCTGGTGCCTTCTGCAGGGGGTGGCTGCTCTCTCCTCCCTCTGACCCAACCCAGCTACTCAGCACCAGCCGCCCCACCAGCACTGACCTGCTGGAACGGGGACCATCACGGTCTTCTTCTGCTTGGTCTGGCCTGTGCCCCGGCATAACCCACAGGGGGTCGTCATGACAGAGCCTCGGCCGCCACACCTCCGGCACGTCGAGCGCATCACAAAGGGCCCCGTGTTGAtcgtctcctggggagggagaaaCAAGCACGGGCCGAGTCAGCATCCCCAGGACAGTTTCTTCTTCCACCAGATATGATGTCATCATCCACATCCGCTGACCCCCCAGACCCTCATTCCCAAGGGCAGAGGCATAACTGGGGTAAGCAAGAAGAGGAGGTCCTCCTGCTGGTAGAAGCGGGGCCTTCTAAGGGGCTGCCCCTCTTGGCTGGCCGACAGGCTTACCATGCCAGTGCCGTTGCAGTAGTGGCAGTGCTGCACTTTGGTGCCCGGCTCGTGGCCTCGGCCATCGCAGCGCTGGCAGGCGTCGTTGATGTTCACCACGATCTCCTTGTTCACGCCCTTTGCTGCCTGAGTGAATGTCAGCTCCATGATGTACTGGGGAGGAAGAGAACAAGGGTCACTTGCGTCACCCCGTGGCTCAGGTCACGGCCCTTCCTGACGCCCCACCACTTTACATGCAGGGAAGCAAAGAGCAGGAGACGCCGCGTTTCTCATGCCACACTTGGTCACATTCACAGAGGGTGTCGTAGCAAAGGTAccaagcagcaacagcagcacccCAGAACAAAAGCCGTCCTTTCCCCTCTCTTCTCCAGGGACACTCGCCCTGAATTAGGCATCAGTTCTTCTCACAACCAGCAGAATCTACTTCTGAGTTGAAGCATTAACCAACTAACTGACAAAGGTAGATCTATTATACCTTTTCTCAAGAGGCGCTGGGTTCCAAAGCTCATGTTTGCTCCAAGGAAGTTCAGGCTTGGAGAGTGCTTAGCTCACCCCGCACTTGCCTACCCCATTTTGCAAAGATGCCCTGGCTATCCTCATGGCTGTCCCCGCCCCCCAACCTGCCCATCTGGAACCAGCTGGCCAAGGAAAAAGAAACAAGTGGGAGGAGTGGGAAAGGAGTTCGCAGTGGGCaggcaaagcccccccccccacccagcctcTGTATTATGAGGCGCTCCACGAGGAGACTCTACAACGTGTCCTGCCCTCAAAAGGGACTTCCGCAACAGGAGTCAGCGCTCACCTCCTGCGGCTGGTCAAAGACAGTGTGGAAGTCTCCAAAGGGGGACCCGGAAAACTCCCCAAAGATCTTCCGGAAGAGCTCCTCGGGATCCACGGAGGGCCCTCTGCCCCAGTACTGCTGCCCGGAGCCCGCCGCGCCAGGGTCAAAGCCGGCTGTGCCATAGATGTCGTACTGCTTCCGCTTCACCTCGTCGCTCAAGACCTGCAAGGAAGGCCACGTTGCCACAGCTTCCTTCTCTAGACTTCTGGGCTGTGAAAACAAggaaacaccccccctccccccggacaTGGCCTCTCCCAAGGGGGCCCCTCACCTCATAGGCTTCTGCCAGCTGGGAGAACTTCTCCTTTGCTTTGGGGTCCTCTTTATTGGCATCTGGGTGGTATTTCTTGGCCAGCTGAGGGAAGAAAGACTCACTTGCACTGAGGCTTATGGAGGGGGTTTACTTTATGTTAACTGTCCAGATGTGCAATTCAGAGAAGAATACAACGATAAAACACACAATTTTGTTCAACAGTAATATCACCACTTTTTAAGACAAACaacaagaagagactggatttatatcccacccttcactacctaaaggagtctcagagcatcttacaatctccttcccttcctctccccacaacagacaccctgtgaagtaagtgggggcgagggagctcttgagagaactgctcttgagagaacagccctgagaaaacttgtgactgacccaaggtcactccagcagttacatttatttatttattatatttatatcccgccttcccctggcaggtcagggcggctaacaattaaaacaaaataaaattaaagtgTTACAGTAAAATCACGATAAattatatggaggagtggggaatcaaacccggttctcccagattagagtctgtattTAACCACTTTACCAAACAAAAGCAGCATAATCCAAAGCAAAATAACTTTAACAAAAACAGGAACTTTAAGAAGGAGCCCCAAAGAAAAAAATATCAGGATAAGAAACATTAATCCAcctatatataataataataataactttatatttctatcccgccctccccgccaaggcaggctcagggcggctcacagcataaaaatacattatacatcaagttatacttataaaatcatggttaaaacaatttacagattatattaaaattaacattaacaatatggtgctataaacattagatcttcaatagaattcagtaactaaaagcattttcagcggcaCTTCTTAGCTTGTCGTTAGTTGAAGCTACCCACCAAAGCCATCCACTAATTTctcctctttctctcaacctgatcAGAGGAGGCATTTTAATCCCCCATTCTCTTTCGCCACACCCTTGGTGTGCTAGCTCCGTCCTTTCAGTGGTGATCAATTTGTGATGATCGTTGCTTAATATTTTATCCAAAAACAACAGTACAGAACACAGTAAGACCCTCTGAAATATCACAACATTGtcagcaagcttttgagttcatcAGAAATGTTCTTCAGGCTGGATATTTaacaaagaaacaaaagatttaaaaaacaaaaccaggagTGCCACAACAGAAGAGGGAAAGATGTGAAGCATGAAAAGTCCAAATCTGTGGGTGGAATTaatgtttctttttcttcattttaaaaTGACGTGAAGGCAGACTTCATTGTAGGAAGCTCCCCCTTATCTCCCAGCCTAATTATGAGCTTTGAGATGTAAGGTCAGCACTTTCCAGTATTTTAATTGGCCTTAAAAATggctttggagggtttttttataTGGACCAGCATGACTACTGGCAATTTCTGTCTGTTTTGCAGAAGATCTTATGTAGCTAAACTTAAAAACAAAACTGGTTTTAAGGTAGAATGATTCTAGCATTATCCTCGGTTATAAGGACTGTAATGGTTTGTCTCATTTCTCCACAGCTGGGGACAGAAGGTGGCAACCGGGGAGAGGGTTTCAATGCGTCACCCTTTGGAGTGCAGAGTCCCCACGGGGCAATCTTCTCACCAGTGCTTTTAACATCGACATGCGCCCTCTCGCCTGGCTGATATGGAGGTTTGGCCTGGAATGTCACCAGgacgctgatgacactcagctgcaTCGGTTGATGGCCAGCTGGCAAAATGCTGGTTCAGACAATCAGGCAGGGGCTGTATCTGGTTGGTTgtaacagagctggctgaaactaaatccatcaaagacagaggtttcATGGCAGAGAGCTGAGGACACCTCAGGCTGGGATGTCAACTTCCAGTTCTTGACGGTGAGCCACTGGCACCAAGGCCACTTGTGAAAAGCTTACGCTCAGACTCAACATGCTTTCGAATGAAGCAAATCACAAAATTAACCCAGTAGACTTTACTAAACTCTAAAATCCTTAGGGAattcaaagtgtgtgtgtgtgtgtggggggggaatcctGACTTTTCCCAGGCCTTCCCATCTCTGGCTGTTCCTCCGAGAGCCGCATGAGAGGCAGCTGACAAGGTCAAGAAAGCAGAAGCCTGACTTCACACACCTGCCACCCCATACAGAGCGCCCATGAACACAGTCAAAGATCCCCTGGCAACGGCATGAGGAAAATCTCTAGTTTCACCCTGGGACATCAGGCTTCAATGCCCTCAGTCACTGCAGCCTATACATCCACCCCTTTCAGATAATGAAACAATGTTTAAGACAattaaaaagcagcagcagcaacagccacAGTCTTTCCTAATAATCGGTTTCCCGGGCAGCTGAACCCAGCATAGTCCTCAGAAGCTGGCAGTTTTCCTTCTCCCCTTACAAAGAAGTTGTTCCCTTCAGCATGGGGTAGGGTGAGATGAAAGGATCCTAGTGCAGCCAGCTGAAAGCACATGGGCAAAGCAGTCCAGAGCTCGCTTCAGCATCTCTGGAGCTGGGGCAGCTGATGGATGTCTAGGAGGGCTGAGTTCAGTTGACCCTCACCACTCACACACTTCCCCTGCCACCAGTCTGTACCTGTCCTCCCAGCTGCCAAGAGACACTGAGGAAGGGCATGTATTAGGaatggaaatgaaaacaaatcagccagtatcataatgcccctgtataaatagatggtgcggtctcatttggaatactgtgtacaattctggtcaccgcacctcaaaaaggatattatagcattggaaaaagtccagaaaagggcaactagaatgattaaacgtttggaatactttccctatgaagaaaggttaaaacacttggggttctttagcttggagaaatgtcaactgtgggatgacataagaggtttacaagattatgcatgggagagagaaggtagagaaagaagttctttttctccctttctcacaatacaagaactcatgggcattcaatgaaattgctgagcagtcaggttaaaatggataaaaggaagtacttcttcacccaaagggtgattaacatgtggcattcactgccacaggaggtggcggcggctacaagcatagccagctttaagaggggtttggataaaaatatggagcagaggtccatcagtggctattagctatagcatattattggaactgtctggggcagtgatgctctgtgttcttggtgcttggggagaaagggcaaagtggaagggctccaagccccacttgtgaacctcctttcttttctggccactgtgtgacacagtgttggactggatgggccactggcctgatccaacatggcttctcttatgttcttctgtgacacagagtgttggactggatgggccattggcctgatccaacagggcttctcctatgttcttatgtgacacagagtgttggactggatgggccactggcctgatccaacatggcttctcttatgttcttctgtgacacagagtgttggactggatgggccactggccttatccaacatggcttctcttatgttcttctgtgacacagagtgttggactggatgggccattggcctgatccaacatggcttcttttgtgttcttatgtgggTGGTCCACAGTTGGGGCACACTCAGGGGCAATGGGCAGCAGCACTCCCAGCTGCATCCACTGGCCAGTGCTGATGGGAAAAGGGCACACAGGTGATGCGGTGGGAGGGCTTGCAAGCAGCAGAACATGTGGGCAGGTGGGagtggaaaggagagagggagggggcctgGGCAGAAAATGCCCAGGGGCACCCAAAACCTAGAACCAGCCCTAGAGCAGTCCCATTACAAATGGGAAGCTGAGGATGAGTAAGAGTAGCCCACCCCAAAGGTCACCTGGTGAGTTCCTGGAAAAAATTTGGTTTGAACTGGGAACTCCCCAGACCACAACTCATTCTGCTTGCTACAACCCTACAACgatttttatttgtgtgtgtgtctgcgtggagaaggagagagagaacaagaatccagcaacaccttaaagactaacaaaatttgtgggaagggaggaaaggccgtcccctgccacaaatttagctagtctttaaggtgctactggagtcttgctCTTAGATAAACAGGCAGGCAGACATCCCACCTGGACCCAaagtgcccccaccccccacggcTGACTTTCCTATTTTAAGAGCTAAGACCTGGCCCAATCCTCTTCAGTAAGCATACCTGATAATAGGCCTTCTTGATCTCCTTCTGGCTGGCAGTCCGAGGCACTCCCAAAACCTGGTAATAATCCTCTTTGGCAGAGGCCGCAGAGCTGGTGTGAAATGAGGCAACATGGAGGAGAGGATGAGGTTGGAACCCTGCAGAAAGCACAAACAGGATGAGAAGGCAGCCCAGCAAGATTTGTGCACTGAGAGGACAACCGGCCCCTTCAAAatccaggctcagggcagttgcAAGGCTTCACATAACCCACCTGTGCTATCCTCACGTTACAAAGTCCACACTCAGGCCAAGCAGCTGACGCTGTATTTAAAACAACCGTTCTGTACAGCCTGAGACCAAAGCGAGATAACTTATGTCAGTGATCTCATGGCCCAGGTCCACAGAACACTACTGCTTTCAGCTACCCGGCCAGCTGTTGATAGAGATAAATGtacagctcctttgcataagcTGTGGGAAGTTCTCTAAGTAAATCTCTACAAAAACCGGTTTCGGAAACCTTTGCTGCTTGAATAGAAGACTGATTTATACCTTCagatgttggtctgaggcagcagaacaaagtccgagtcacctttaaaaccagcaatGTTTGGTTCTGGGTTATAAGCTATCGGGTGTATGCCCACATTTCTGTGAAGTGTGTGTGCACCCAAAAGCTTGCACTCAGAATCaaacattgctggtcttaaaggtgccactggactcaatcttTACTGATATCTTGGCTTTGTAATTCAAACCGGCGAtatgaaaaaaatgcattttctccCGGAGGGAGGCTGGCAGGCCATGCCCCTTCCCAATGCAAAGGAAATCTGCAAAGCACCAGCAGCGGCCTCTCCCCCAACCGGCCTGGAGGAAAACGCCCCTTCCACAGAGGAGGCCGAATGGGGTGTCCTTTAGCAGGCGTCCCCATGAAAAGCTGCAGCCGCTATGGAAGGGAGCGCGCCTATTCTGTGCAGGGCTGCCCCGTCTCAGCGTCCCCTCCCGGGCAGCCCCGTCCAGACGCAGCTCTTCCTTCCCAGCCCCAGCAGCGCTCTGCACACGCCCAGAGGCACCCTCGCCGCCGGGCCCGCAGACTCACCGGGGCGGCTGCAGAGCCGCGGCGCCAGGGCCGGGCAGGGCGGGAGAGCCCCAAGCCCCATGCTCACACCCCGGGCCAGGCGCAGGGCCAGCGGGCACCGCCGCGCCCCCTCGGCCACCCGCAGCCAGCGTGAGGAGCACACGGCAGCCATCTTGGGGGCCCGGGCGCAAGGCGCATGCGCGACCTCCGCAACCGGCGCCGGCGAGGCCAAACGCTCCTGCTGCGCAAGCGCCCTACACGGCAGGGTTCTACTGCGCGTGCGCGCGGTTGTCGGTCGTTTCCAAGACTTTTTGCTGCGGTCAATCTGCCCCTGCGCGCCTCTGGCTCTTAAAGCCCTTCATCCTTCTTCACTTCTGGGGCCAGTTGCAGTGAAGTCAAGAACACAATATGAAGTTCGAAATTAATTAGGCTTCTCCATATTTCATAAATTATTAATAGCTAATagccattggggagggacggtggctcagtggtagagcatctgcttggtaagcagaaggttccaggttcaatccccggcatctgcaaaaaagggtccaggcaaataggtgtgaaaaacctccgctggagaccctggagagccgctgccagtctgagaagacaatactgactttgatggaccaagggtctgattcagtagaaggcagcttcatatgagggacctctgctccatatttttatctagccccctcttgaagctgtctatgcttgtagctgccaccatctcttgtggcagcgaattccacatgttaatcaccttttgggtgaagaagaacctccttttatccgttttaacctgactgctcagcaatttcatcaaatgcccacgagtttttgtattgtgagaaagggagaaaagtccttctttctctactttctccatcccatgcattatcttgtaaacctctatcatgtcaccccgcagtcgacgtttctccaagctaaagagtcccaagcgtttcaacctttcttcatagggaaagtgttacaaccctttaatcattctagttgcccttttctggattttttccagtgctataatatcctttttgaggtgcggtgaccagaattgtacacagtattccaaatgagactgcaccattgatttatacagaggcattatgatactggctgatttgttttcaatttccttcctaataattcccagcatggcgttggccgtttttattgcaattgcacactgtcttgacattttcagtgagttatctaccacgaccccaagatctctctcttggtcagtctctgccagttcacaccccatcaacttgtatttgtagctgggattcttggccccaatgtgcattactttgcacttggccacattgaaccgcatctgccacattgacgcccactcacccagcctcaacagacccctttggagcgcctcacaatcctctctggttctcaccaccctgaacaatttagtgtcatctgcaaacctggccacttcactgctcactcccaactccaaatcatttttgAACAAGTTAATTTAAATAAATGGGGAAGATATGGGGGGGAGATAAAATTGCATCCCCCAGAGGGACAACCAGCCAGCCCACTCCCACTAGGAAGGGACCACTCTGGGAAGGGGTGGGGTGCCTTTTCCTCCAGCTCGCTTAGCAACACTATCctggggttcccaacctccagggagacctcctggaatcatGGTGGGCTTTCCCAGGAGCCGGAGATCAGCGGCCCTGGAGGAGaaaactttggagggtggggcctAAGGGGGCATCACCTCCATGCCCCCCAGActtccaggagctggcaaccccaccctaACCAGGCCtgtaaaaaggagggggggggggggacaccagacTGCTTCGTGGAAATCTTTAAAGGAAGTTAAGCTTTGGGACTGCAGAAGCTCCCTGACTCCCGGGCAGGCCTGTCACACTCCagaataaaatgaaagaaaagcagGAGAGAGGCCACAATTCTCAAAGTTCAAATGATGGACTGTTCCTAACCAGCCCTTGACTTGGTCTGACTCACCCCTCCAAGCAGCTCTGCAGCCTAGGCTTGAATAGGCAGCCCTCCCTTGTAGACCTTcttcccaggcaccaccccctcctcctccattggccccagttttccctccaaagccCCTGCCAGCCAATCAcaggcaatggaggcccaggagTCACTCTCTGGCAGGCTTCCCTAGAGTCACTAGGCCGCCTCCTCCCTATGCAGCCCCAAAGGACATCAAATGGAGAAACACATTCGGTGCCATTTAAGCgtaggtagaatgccagcaggtcgccgcacctcaaaaaggatattatagcattggagaacgtccagaaaagggcaactagaatgatgaaagggctggaacactttccctatgaagaaaggttgaaacgcttggggctctttagcttggagaaacatcaactgtggggcgacatgatagaggtttacaagataatgcatgggatggagaaagtagagaaagaagtccttttctccctttctcacaatacaagaactcgtgggcattcaatgaaattgctgagcagtcaggttaaaacggataaaaggaggtacttcttcacccaaagggtgattaacatgtggaattcactgccatgggaggtggtgggggctacaagcatagacagcttcaagagggggttagataaaaatatggagcagaggtccatcagtggctattagccacagtgtgtgtgtgtgtgtgtatatatatatatatatatatatatatatataaagtttggccactgtgtgacacagagtgttggactggatgggccactggcctgatccaatggggcttctcttatgtgacacagagtgttggactggatgggccattggcctgatccaacagggcttctctgatgttcttatgtgacacagagtgttggactggaggggccattggcctgatccaacagggcttctctgatgttcttatgtgacacagagtgttggactggatgggccactggcctgatccaacagggcttctcttatgttcttatgtgacacagagtgttggactggatgggccactggcctgatccaacagggcttctcttatgttcttatgtgacacagagtgttggaatggaggggccattggcctgatccaacagggcttctcttctgttcttatgtgacacagagtgttggactggatgggccattggcctgatccaacatggcttctcttatgttcttagg is drawn from Heteronotia binoei isolate CCM8104 ecotype False Entrance Well chromosome 20, APGP_CSIRO_Hbin_v1, whole genome shotgun sequence and contains these coding sequences:
- the DNAJA3 gene encoding dnaJ homolog subfamily A member 3, mitochondrial isoform X2, with protein sequence MAAVCSSRWLRVAEGARRCPLALRLARGVSMGLGALPPCPALAPRLCSRPGFQPHPLLHVASFHTSSAASAKEDYYQVLGVPRTASQKEIKKAYYQLAKKYHPDANKEDPKAKEKFSQLAEAYEVLSDEVKRKQYDIYGTAGFDPGAAGSGQQYWGRGPSVDPEELFRKIFGEFSGSPFGDFHTVFDQPQEYIMELTFTQAAKGVNKEIVVNINDACQRCDGRGHEPGTKVQHCHYCNGTGMETINTGPFVMRSTCRRCGGRGSVMTTPCGLCRGTGQTKQKKTVMVPVPAGVEDGQTVRMPVGKKEIFITFRVQKSPVFRRDGADIHSDLFISVAQAVLGGTARTSGLYETISITIPAGIQTDQRIRMSGKGIPRVNSYGYGDHYIHIKIRIPKRLTERQRALMLSYAEDETEVDGTVNGITNTTTGKRSAGN
- the DNAJA3 gene encoding dnaJ homolog subfamily A member 3, mitochondrial isoform X1, which produces MAAVCSSRWLRVAEGARRCPLALRLARGVSMGLGALPPCPALAPRLCSRPGFQPHPLLHVASFHTSSAASAKEDYYQVLGVPRTASQKEIKKAYYQLAKKYHPDANKEDPKAKEKFSQLAEAYEVLSDEVKRKQYDIYGTAGFDPGAAGSGQQYWGRGPSVDPEELFRKIFGEFSGSPFGDFHTVFDQPQEYIMELTFTQAAKGVNKEIVVNINDACQRCDGRGHEPGTKVQHCHYCNGTGMETINTGPFVMRSTCRRCGGRGSVMTTPCGLCRGTGQTKQKKTVMVPVPAGVEDGQTVRMPVGKKEIFITFRVQKSPVFRRDGADIHSDLFISVAQAVLGGTARTSGLYETISITIPAGIQTDQRIRMSGKGIPRVNSYGYGDHYIHIKIRIPKRLTERQRALMLSYAEDETEVDGTVNGITNTTTGDWGSARAGAGQARPEAGDGQEEGFLAKLKKLFSS